Proteins found in one Bacillus thermozeamaize genomic segment:
- a CDS encoding transcription-repair coupling factor, whose translation MESILNIFSSQPEIDSLAEGFAKGIEEQMATGLAGSSRSLLLASLRRKTGRPLCVITYNMLQAQKVHEDLSELLPEEEVLLYPANETVMTELLSVDRGVMKARIHVMDRLVTGQAQVLVLPYSGWRRLLPPAEQWKEKQFVLTRGQEVKMESVIGRLVDLGYERVERVEEPGQFGVRGGIIDVFPLHEENPVRIEWFDVEIDSLRAFDPETQRSLENRDHLRILPVDEWGATLDERHRGAQQIQQFLQSYLRRIGDVGQRERVSQQVQLEVEKLKAGEPFDSRRKYTSAIFPGYENLLRYMPEDTLVVFDEPSRIFEIARQMEKDEAEAASLLLEEGKLLPQLKLSFSLAELRQRIQGPVLYLSTFLRQLADAQPGNVVHFMSKTMQNFHGQMKLLKSEVERWLKARFHVVFLASNEERSRHLARVLADEGIEASRVSRDTPALSPKPAIMEANLHSGFELVTMRLVVITEQEVFTKLQRSVRRPKVMNNAERIKSYQELKVGDYVVHVNHGIGRYMGIETLSVGGVHKDYLHIKYAGNDKLYVPIDQIDLVQKYIGADEKEPKIYSLGGNEWSRVKSRVRSAVKDIAEDLVKLYAQRQAMPGYAFSPDTEYQREFEALFPYEETPDQLRAVEEIKRDMEQPRPMDRLLCGDVGYGKTEVAIRAAFKAVMDHKQVAVLVPTTILAQQHFETFRGRFSGYPVRIEVLSRFRSRQEQAKVIRGLKDGTVDIVIGTHRLLSKDIQFRDLGLLIVDEEQRFGVSHKEKLKRLKANVDVLTLTATPIPRTLHMSLLGVRDLSIIETPPENRFPVQTYVVEYSSSLVREAIERELARGGQVFFLYNRIQGIEKMAEEIASLVPDARVAIAHGQLPERQLEETMFRFMEGEFDVLVSTTIIETGVDFPNVNTLIIYEADKMGLSQLYQLRGRVGRSSRIAYAYFTYLPDKVLSEEAEKRLQAIREFTDLGSGFKIAMRDLSIRGAGNLLGPEQHGFIASVGFDLYSQMLSEAIKQLREGEETKQEPAPPQVELQVDAYLPSEYIPDSSQKIEMYKRFTAIRKIEDVEELMDECLDRFGAWPPPVERLFAIARIKVYAWMYGVQTIREEGEDWVLEFSPEAVQRLDGQKLFQFVSQYPRQVRLMAGTKVGIKMNVKGVDIQEALKTLESLVKGFGGVFKDLNSSDETNPYVVHK comes from the coding sequence ATGGAAAGTATATTAAACATCTTTTCCAGCCAACCGGAAATTGATTCGCTGGCGGAAGGATTTGCCAAAGGCATCGAAGAGCAAATGGCAACAGGCCTGGCCGGTTCCTCTCGTTCCCTGCTGCTGGCTTCGTTGCGAAGAAAAACGGGTCGGCCGCTTTGCGTGATCACGTACAACATGTTGCAGGCGCAGAAGGTCCATGAGGATCTTTCTGAATTGCTGCCGGAGGAAGAAGTGTTGCTTTATCCGGCCAACGAGACGGTCATGACGGAATTGTTGTCGGTTGACCGTGGCGTGATGAAAGCCCGCATCCATGTCATGGATCGGCTGGTGACGGGTCAGGCCCAGGTGCTGGTGCTGCCATACAGCGGCTGGCGGCGCCTGTTGCCTCCCGCCGAACAATGGAAAGAAAAGCAGTTTGTGCTCACGCGGGGCCAGGAAGTGAAGATGGAAAGCGTGATTGGCCGCCTCGTGGATTTGGGTTATGAACGGGTGGAGCGGGTGGAAGAACCTGGGCAGTTTGGCGTGCGTGGGGGGATCATCGATGTCTTCCCCTTGCACGAAGAGAACCCGGTACGGATCGAGTGGTTTGATGTCGAGATAGATTCCCTCCGGGCGTTTGATCCGGAGACCCAGCGTTCGTTGGAGAATCGGGATCATTTGCGGATCTTGCCGGTGGATGAATGGGGGGCCACCCTTGATGAACGGCATCGGGGCGCGCAACAGATCCAGCAGTTTTTGCAGTCCTATCTCCGGCGCATCGGGGATGTGGGACAACGGGAACGGGTCAGCCAGCAGGTCCAGCTGGAGGTGGAAAAGCTCAAAGCGGGAGAACCTTTTGACAGCCGCCGGAAATACACCTCAGCCATTTTTCCGGGGTACGAAAACCTGCTCCGTTACATGCCGGAAGACACCCTGGTGGTCTTTGACGAACCCTCGCGCATCTTCGAAATCGCCCGCCAAATGGAAAAGGACGAGGCGGAAGCGGCCAGCCTGCTGCTGGAAGAAGGAAAGCTTTTGCCGCAGCTGAAGCTTTCCTTTTCCCTGGCCGAGTTGCGGCAACGCATTCAGGGGCCCGTGCTTTATTTGTCCACCTTTTTGCGGCAGCTGGCCGATGCCCAGCCAGGAAATGTGGTCCATTTCATGAGCAAAACGATGCAAAATTTCCACGGCCAGATGAAGCTGTTGAAGAGTGAGGTGGAGCGGTGGCTAAAGGCGCGCTTTCACGTGGTGTTCCTGGCTTCCAATGAGGAACGGAGCCGTCATTTGGCCAGGGTGCTGGCCGATGAAGGGATTGAAGCGTCACGGGTGAGCAGGGATACCCCCGCGCTGTCGCCGAAGCCCGCGATCATGGAAGCCAATTTGCACAGCGGTTTTGAGCTGGTGACGATGCGTCTGGTCGTGATCACCGAACAGGAAGTGTTTACGAAGCTGCAGCGGTCGGTCCGGCGCCCCAAAGTGATGAACAATGCGGAGCGGATCAAGAGCTACCAGGAACTGAAGGTGGGCGATTATGTCGTTCACGTCAATCACGGGATTGGCCGCTACATGGGCATCGAAACCCTTTCCGTCGGAGGGGTGCACAAAGATTACTTGCATATCAAATATGCCGGGAATGACAAACTGTACGTGCCCATTGACCAGATTGATCTGGTGCAAAAGTATATCGGCGCCGACGAAAAGGAACCCAAAATCTACAGTCTCGGCGGCAATGAATGGAGCCGCGTCAAAAGCCGCGTCCGTTCGGCGGTCAAGGACATTGCCGAAGATCTGGTCAAGCTGTATGCCCAGCGGCAGGCGATGCCGGGTTATGCTTTCAGTCCGGACACGGAGTACCAGCGGGAATTTGAAGCCTTGTTTCCCTATGAGGAGACCCCGGATCAGCTGCGGGCTGTGGAGGAGATCAAACGGGATATGGAACAGCCGCGGCCAATGGATCGGCTGTTGTGCGGGGATGTCGGCTACGGGAAAACCGAAGTGGCCATTCGCGCCGCTTTCAAGGCGGTGATGGATCACAAGCAGGTGGCCGTGCTGGTTCCCACGACCATTTTGGCCCAGCAGCACTTTGAAACCTTCCGCGGGAGGTTTTCCGGTTATCCGGTCCGGATCGAGGTCCTCAGCCGCTTTCGCAGCCGGCAAGAGCAGGCCAAGGTGATACGAGGACTGAAGGACGGCACAGTGGATATCGTGATCGGTACGCATCGCCTGTTGTCAAAAGATATCCAATTTCGCGATCTGGGGCTTTTGATCGTGGACGAGGAGCAGCGGTTTGGCGTCAGCCACAAGGAAAAGCTGAAACGCCTAAAGGCCAATGTGGATGTGCTGACCCTGACGGCGACGCCGATTCCCCGGACGCTGCATATGTCCCTGCTCGGGGTGCGTGATCTTTCCATCATTGAAACCCCGCCGGAAAACCGCTTTCCGGTGCAGACGTACGTGGTCGAATACAGCTCGTCCCTGGTTCGGGAAGCGATTGAACGGGAATTGGCGCGGGGCGGGCAGGTGTTTTTCCTCTACAACCGCATTCAAGGGATCGAAAAAATGGCCGAGGAGATCGCTTCCCTGGTTCCGGATGCGCGGGTGGCGATCGCCCATGGGCAACTTCCCGAACGGCAGCTGGAAGAGACGATGTTTCGCTTTATGGAGGGAGAATTCGATGTCCTGGTCAGCACCACGATCATCGAGACGGGCGTCGATTTTCCCAATGTCAATACCTTGATCATTTATGAAGCGGACAAGATGGGCCTTTCGCAGTTGTATCAATTGCGCGGACGGGTGGGCCGTTCCAGCCGCATCGCCTACGCCTATTTTACCTATTTGCCGGATAAGGTGCTCAGTGAAGAGGCGGAAAAACGCCTGCAGGCGATCCGGGAGTTCACGGACTTAGGATCGGGATTCAAGATTGCGATGCGCGATCTGAGCATCCGCGGCGCCGGCAATTTGCTGGGCCCGGAACAGCACGGCTTTATTGCCTCCGTCGGATTTGATCTTTACAGCCAGATGCTTTCCGAAGCGATCAAGCAATTGCGGGAGGGAGAGGAGACGAAGCAGGAACCGGCGCCGCCCCAGGTGGAGCTGCAGGTGGATGCCTATCTGCCGAGCGAATACATCCCTGACAGTTCGCAGAAGATCGAGATGTACAAGCGATTTACCGCCATCCGGAAGATTGAAGATGTGGAGGAGTTGATGGATGAGTGCCTCGATCGTTTCGGTGCCTGGCCCCCGCCGGTGGAGCGCCTCTTTGCGATTGCGCGCATCAAGGTATACGCCTGGATGTATGGCGTCCAAACCATCCGCGAAGAAGGCGAGGACTGGGTGCTGGAGTTTTCTCCGGAAGCGGTTCAGCGGCTGGACGGGCAGAAACTGTTCCAGTTCGTTTCGCAGTATCCTAGGCAGGTGCGGCTGATGGCAGGAACCAAGGTGGGAATCAAGATGAATGTCAAGGGGGTTGACATACAGGAAGCGCTGAAGACGCTGGAATCGCTGGTCAAGGGATTTGGCGGCGTGTTCAAGGACCTAAATTCGTCGGATGAAACGAATCCATATGTCGTGCATAAATGA
- a CDS encoding aminoacyl-tRNA hydrolase, whose protein sequence is MKWIVGLGNPGPKYAATRHNVGFMVIDALSQEWGIPLTKEKHQSMLGEGVVDGQKVLLIKPLTYMNLSGEAVGAVFRWYKPPLEELLVVYDDLDLPLGALRFRLKGSAGGHNGMKSIIQHLGTESFKRLRIGIGRPPGEMDVVRYVLEPFSAQESRVVQEAIQTATEALTAWTKLPFDQVMSRYNRRQTGTE, encoded by the coding sequence TTGAAATGGATCGTTGGTCTGGGAAATCCCGGTCCCAAGTATGCGGCCACCCGGCACAACGTCGGGTTTATGGTGATTGACGCGCTGAGCCAGGAATGGGGGATTCCCCTGACCAAAGAGAAGCATCAATCCATGTTGGGTGAAGGCGTCGTCGACGGGCAAAAGGTTCTCTTGATCAAGCCCTTGACCTACATGAACCTCTCAGGGGAGGCCGTGGGCGCTGTTTTTCGCTGGTATAAACCGCCTTTGGAAGAGTTGCTGGTGGTTTACGATGACTTGGATCTTCCGTTGGGGGCATTGCGGTTTCGCCTCAAAGGCAGCGCCGGCGGACATAACGGCATGAAGTCGATCATCCAGCACCTTGGCACGGAATCCTTCAAGCGGTTGCGAATCGGCATTGGCCGGCCTCCCGGGGAGATGGATGTCGTCCGTTATGTCCTTGAGCCTTTTTCCGCACAAGAGTCTCGCGTGGTCCAAGAGGCGATCCAAACGGCCACAGAGGCCCTGACAGCTTGGACAAAGCTGCCGTTTGATCAGGTGATGTCACGGTATAATCGCCGCCAGACAGGAACAGAATAA
- a CDS encoding UDP-N-acetylglucosamine diphosphorylase/glucosamine-1-phosphate N-acetyltransferase, translating into MKRYGIILAAGKGTRMRSKKYKVLHEICGKPMIEYVVDLLHELQLDDLITVVGHGAEAVTRRLGLRSRYVHQENQLGTAHAVMQAEPLLAGKEGTTLVVCGDTPLLRADTLRRLLDTHERHGAAATVLTAVMPDPAGYGRILRRPDGRLERIVEHKDATEEQLGIREVNTGIYCFDNRLLFQTLPKVNNHNAQQEYYLPDTIALLLQEGKPVYTALAEDPDEVLGINDRVALAQAERIMQQRIHRQHQLRGVTILDPGNTYIEAGVEIGQDTVIYPGTFLRGKTVIGQDCVVGPHADLLDMQVADGVKISHSVLMNSIILEESTVGPFAYIRPNSQVGPKAKVGDFVELKNARLGHGSKASHLAYLGDADIGREVNIGCGTITVNYDGEKKHRTIVEDQAFIGCNANLVAPVRIGRGAYVAAGSTITEDVPPDSLAIARQRQLNKEGYARRLRGQAD; encoded by the coding sequence ATGAAGCGATATGGCATTATACTCGCAGCCGGGAAAGGAACCCGCATGCGCTCCAAAAAGTACAAAGTGCTTCATGAGATTTGCGGGAAACCGATGATTGAATATGTCGTGGATCTGCTCCACGAGCTGCAGCTGGATGACCTGATCACGGTCGTGGGCCACGGTGCCGAGGCGGTAACCCGGCGCCTCGGGTTGCGCAGCCGCTACGTGCATCAGGAAAACCAGCTGGGAACGGCGCATGCGGTGATGCAGGCTGAGCCGCTGCTGGCAGGAAAGGAAGGGACGACGTTGGTCGTCTGCGGGGATACGCCGCTTTTGCGGGCGGACACCCTCCGCCGCCTGCTGGATACGCATGAGCGCCATGGCGCCGCGGCCACCGTGTTGACCGCCGTCATGCCGGATCCGGCGGGATATGGGCGGATCCTGCGCCGCCCTGACGGCCGCCTGGAACGGATTGTTGAGCACAAAGACGCCACGGAAGAGCAACTCGGCATTCGCGAAGTGAATACGGGAATCTATTGTTTTGACAACCGGCTCCTGTTTCAGACGTTGCCCAAGGTGAACAATCACAACGCGCAACAGGAGTATTATCTGCCTGATACCATCGCGCTTCTCCTGCAGGAAGGAAAGCCGGTCTACACCGCGCTGGCCGAGGATCCAGACGAGGTGCTGGGGATCAATGATCGTGTGGCCCTGGCACAAGCCGAGCGGATCATGCAACAACGCATCCACCGCCAGCATCAGCTCCGCGGCGTCACCATTCTGGACCCCGGCAACACGTATATCGAAGCCGGCGTGGAGATTGGGCAAGATACGGTCATCTATCCAGGCACCTTCCTCCGCGGGAAAACGGTCATCGGCCAGGATTGTGTGGTGGGTCCCCATGCCGATTTGCTGGATATGCAAGTGGCTGACGGGGTGAAAATTTCCCATTCCGTGTTGATGAATTCCATTATTTTGGAAGAAAGCACCGTGGGACCGTTTGCCTACATTCGGCCCAATTCGCAAGTGGGACCGAAAGCCAAGGTGGGGGATTTCGTCGAGTTGAAAAATGCCCGTCTCGGACACGGTTCCAAGGCGTCCCATCTGGCTTACCTCGGAGACGCCGATATCGGCCGGGAGGTCAATATCGGCTGCGGCACGATTACCGTCAACTACGATGGCGAGAAAAAACACCGCACCATCGTGGAGGATCAAGCCTTTATCGGCTGCAATGCCAATTTGGTGGCGCCTGTGCGGATTGGCCGCGGTGCCTATGTGGCCGCCGGTTCCACCATCACGGAAGATGTGCCGCCAGACAGCCTGGCCATCGCCCGCCAGCGGCAGCTCAACAAGGAGGGCTATGCCCGGCGTTTGAGGGGACAAGCGGATTGA
- a CDS encoding septation protein SpoVG translates to MEITDVRLRRVNGEGRMKAIASITIDNEFVVHDIRVIDGNNGMFVAMPSKRMPDGEFRDIAHPISASTREKIQYAVLAAYERAAGGRAMNDEVEAGA, encoded by the coding sequence ATGGAGATTACGGATGTTCGCCTGCGCAGGGTCAATGGAGAAGGACGGATGAAGGCGATCGCATCGATTACCATTGATAACGAATTTGTCGTCCACGATATTCGCGTCATCGACGGAAACAATGGCATGTTTGTGGCGATGCCCAGCAAACGGATGCCGGATGGTGAGTTCAGGGATATCGCCCATCCGATTTCGGCATCCACGCGGGAGAAGATCCAATATGCCGTACTGGCTGCCTATGAACGGGCAGCGGGTGGCCGTGCGATGAACGATGAGGTAGAAGCAGGCGCATAA
- a CDS encoding deaminase yields MREGLFVMKRIATDKAPQAIGPYSQAVQAGNLLFVSGQIPLTPAGQLVEGGIEEQVHQVFRNVQAILEAAGASWEQVVKVGLFLTDLSHFATVNAIYEQYLGHVKPARFTVEVSALPKGALVEMEAIAYLS; encoded by the coding sequence ATGCGGGAGGGATTATTCGTCATGAAACGGATCGCTACCGACAAGGCGCCGCAGGCCATCGGCCCCTATTCACAGGCTGTTCAGGCGGGGAATCTCCTGTTTGTCTCCGGCCAAATCCCCCTCACGCCTGCCGGTCAACTGGTGGAAGGGGGGATTGAAGAACAGGTTCACCAGGTGTTCCGCAATGTCCAGGCGATCCTGGAGGCTGCGGGCGCCTCATGGGAACAGGTGGTCAAGGTAGGATTGTTTCTCACCGATCTTTCTCATTTTGCGACGGTGAACGCGATTTATGAACAATACCTGGGGCATGTCAAGCCTGCCCGTTTCACCGTTGAGGTGTCCGCATTGCCGAAAGGGGCGCTCGTGGAAATGGAAGCCATCGCCTATCTATCGTAA
- a CDS encoding pur operon repressor, protein MNEKGNVVVKRSSRLVDMTYQLALRPNQLVPLGYFSERYRTAKSSISEDLAIMKEVLEGQGHGRLQTITGAAGGVRFEPAMGETEARQLIDMVCRELSDPDRLLPGGYLYMSDLLGDPAFIFALGRLFATVFARQKSEVVMTIEMKGIPLAYSLAYCLHLPVVVVRRDQHIGEGSFVSINYVSGSRRHVQTMSLARRSLSEGSRVLIVDDFMKAGGTLNGMLELLKEFGAEPAGIGVFVESAITDSRLVKDYVSIARLVDVDEQAGRVRVVPGNILDFFR, encoded by the coding sequence ATGAATGAGAAAGGAAACGTTGTTGTGAAGAGAAGTTCCCGACTGGTGGATATGACGTATCAATTGGCGTTGCGGCCGAATCAGCTGGTTCCTCTGGGTTATTTTTCCGAACGTTACCGGACGGCCAAATCCTCGATTAGCGAGGATCTGGCGATCATGAAAGAGGTCTTGGAGGGACAAGGGCACGGACGGTTGCAAACCATTACCGGCGCAGCCGGTGGCGTCCGGTTTGAGCCGGCCATGGGCGAAACAGAGGCCAGGCAACTGATTGACATGGTTTGCCGGGAGCTTTCCGATCCGGATCGGCTCTTGCCTGGAGGCTATTTGTACATGTCTGATCTGCTCGGGGATCCGGCTTTTATCTTTGCCTTGGGGCGTCTGTTCGCCACGGTTTTCGCCCGCCAGAAATCGGAAGTGGTGATGACGATTGAGATGAAGGGGATCCCGCTGGCTTATTCACTGGCTTATTGCCTTCATTTGCCGGTGGTTGTGGTGCGCAGGGATCAGCATATCGGGGAAGGATCCTTCGTCTCCATCAATTATGTGTCCGGTTCGCGGCGCCACGTGCAAACCATGTCCCTTGCCCGGCGATCCTTGTCAGAGGGTTCGCGGGTTTTGATTGTCGATGATTTCATGAAGGCAGGCGGGACGCTGAACGGCATGCTGGAGCTGCTCAAGGAATTCGGCGCCGAGCCGGCGGGCATTGGCGTCTTTGTCGAATCGGCCATCACCGACTCCCGCCTGGTTAAAGATTATGTTTCCATTGCCCGCCTGGTGGACGTCGATGAGCAGGCGGGGAGAGTGCGGGTGGTCCCCGGCAATATCCTGGATTTCTTTCGCTGA
- a CDS encoding 4-(cytidine 5'-diphospho)-2-C-methyl-D-erythritol kinase has product MNVFVKAPAKINLSLDVLHKRPDGYHEVDMVMTTIDLADRITLEDRADGRIHLVTNSGVIPQDARNLAWRAAELVRERFRIDRGVTIAIAKEIPVAAGLAGGSSDAAAVLKGLNQLWKLGASLDELMELGTQLGSDVPFCLVQGTARATGRGECIEELPAMPPCWVVLAKPPISISTADVYSDLDLAQITARPKTESLIASLARNDFHGVARQMRNVLEPFVFRKYPEVARLKEQMLRFSSEGVLMSGSGPTVYALFQQESRARRLLHGLKGFCKEVYMVRLLGKRPMST; this is encoded by the coding sequence TTGAACGTGTTCGTCAAGGCGCCGGCCAAGATCAACCTGTCCCTGGACGTATTGCATAAGCGTCCGGACGGTTATCATGAAGTGGATATGGTCATGACGACGATCGACCTGGCCGATCGGATTACTCTGGAAGACCGCGCCGATGGCCGGATTCATTTGGTCACCAATTCCGGCGTCATCCCCCAGGACGCCCGGAACCTGGCATGGAGAGCGGCGGAGTTGGTGCGGGAGCGATTCCGCATTGACCGGGGCGTGACCATTGCCATTGCCAAGGAAATACCGGTTGCCGCCGGACTGGCGGGCGGCAGCAGCGACGCCGCCGCGGTGTTGAAGGGCTTGAACCAGCTTTGGAAGCTTGGCGCTTCGCTTGATGAGCTCATGGAGTTGGGCACGCAACTGGGATCCGATGTGCCTTTTTGTCTGGTCCAGGGGACGGCGCGCGCGACGGGGCGCGGTGAATGCATCGAGGAGCTGCCCGCCATGCCGCCCTGCTGGGTCGTCCTGGCCAAGCCTCCGATTAGCATTTCGACCGCTGATGTTTACAGCGATCTGGATCTGGCGCAGATCACCGCGAGGCCCAAGACCGAATCGCTCATCGCTTCCCTCGCCCGCAACGATTTTCACGGCGTGGCACGCCAGATGAGGAATGTTTTGGAACCGTTTGTTTTCCGTAAATATCCGGAAGTGGCACGCCTCAAAGAGCAGATGCTCCGTTTCAGCAGCGAAGGGGTTTTGATGTCGGGCAGCGGCCCCACGGTATACGCCCTGTTCCAGCAGGAATCTCGCGCCCGCAGGCTGCTGCATGGCCTGAAAGGGTTTTGCAAAGAGGTGTATATGGTTCGTCTGCTGGGAAAACGTCCAATGAGCACCTGA